The Mercurialis annua linkage group LG2, ddMerAnnu1.2, whole genome shotgun sequence genome contains a region encoding:
- the LOC126669812 gene encoding uncharacterized protein LOC126669812: MALSKSFLLLGLTFAIVLLISSQVSARQLTRTYPPQYAPSDKYEPAPEREHEHEYERRHEFEHKYEHGHGHDKDEDEDEHKRSRSRSFSLSLDHSHSHKHRHEGRHEHSHQDQKEHEKHHSLVIKSEHRKNSLN, from the exons ATGGCATTATCAAAGAGTTTCCTTCTTCTTGGCCTTACTTTTGCTATTGTTCTTCTCATTTCCTCTCAGGTTTCAGCTCGTCAGCTTACTCGGACTTATCCACCAC AGTATGCACCATCAGACAAGTATGAACCTGCACCGGAACGTGAACATGAACATGAATATGAACGTAGACATGAATTCGAACACAAATACGAACATGGACATGGACATGACAAAGACGAAGACGAAGACGAACATAAACGTTCACGTTCACGTTCATTTTCACTTTCACTTGACCATTCCCATTCACATAAACATCGTCATGAAGGCCGCCATGAACACAGCCATCAGGACCAGAAAGAACACGAGAAACATCATAGTCTCGTAATAAAAAGTGAACATCGTAAAAATTCATTGAATTAA
- the LOC126669297 gene encoding glycine-rich cell wall structural protein-like, with amino-acid sequence MASKTILLLALTFAIVLLISSSEVMAEIVQAQENSELDGRGGYGRGGYGKGGYGKGGKGGYGRGGYGKGGKGGYGKGKGGRKGRPGHGGHPEAEVEDISIDP; translated from the exons ATGGCTTCAAAAACTATTCTTCTTCTGGCTCTTACCTTTGCTATTGTTCTTCTCATTTCCTCCTCCGAGGTCATGGCGGAAATTGTTCAAGCTc AGGAGAATTCTGAATTAGATGGACGCGGCGGATATGGAAGGGGCGGATATGGAAAAGGCGGATATGGCAAAGGCGGAAAAGGCGGATATGGAAGGGGTGGATACGGAAAGGGCGGAAAAGGTGGATACGGAAAGGGCAAAGGAGGTCGCAAAGGAAGGCCTGGTCACGGTGGTCACCCAGAAGCTGAAGTCGAAGACATTTCAATTGACCCTTAA
- the LOC126670498 gene encoding uncharacterized protein LOC126670498: MVSKTLLLLVLTFAIVLLISASEVAAETVQALRGGGYGRGGYGKDGKGDNGNNDDIGEKGGKAGYGRGGKGKGKGKGKGKPGHGGHPDIENEN, from the exons ATGGTCTCAAAGACTCTTCTTCTCCTCGTTCTTACCTTTGCTATTGTTCTTCTCATTTCCGCCTCTGAGGTCGCGGCCGAAACTGTTCAAGctt TGAGAGGAGGTGGATATGGTAGAGGCGGATATGGCAAAGATGGCAAAGGCGACAATGGCAACAATGATGATATTGGTGAAAAAGGCGGCAAAGCTGGATATGGTAGGGGCGGCAAAGGAAAGGGAAAAGGAAAGGGAAAAGGAAAGCCCGGTCACGGTGGTCACCCAGATATTGAAAATGAAAACTAG